One segment of Terriglobia bacterium DNA contains the following:
- a CDS encoding UDP-glucose/GDP-mannose dehydrogenase family protein, translated as MKVNRIAVVGSGYVGLVAAACFAELGYQVVCVDNDLERVAALNRGEVPIHEQFLPELLERHRNVGLKFSSSLAEAIKSCSVIFIAVGTPPKDNGEADLSYVESVAREIAHNIDGYKVIIEKSTVPVYTSDWIRRVMQLTTGAECEFDVVSNPEFLREGTAVTDFLYPDRIVVGADTPRAAAILCDVYSPLTSGRYYESLNKIPEPDGVTIPPPIIVTTAKSAELIKHASNAFLAMKISFINAVANICEEVDADIEQVALGVGSDSRIGPRFLRAGIGYGGSCFPKDVAAFCAVARECGYDFGLLNEVMQINEDQRHRFMKKIRTALWTLKGKKLAVLGLAFKGRTDDIRESPAIALVEDLLAEGARITAYDPAAMPRSKEVFQDRITFAEGPYQAAAGADALLILTDWDEFSALDLKRIRQQLTYPIVLDGRNLYSLEEMEAHGLLYVSVGRRPSTLKQMAKVS; from the coding sequence ATGAAAGTGAACAGAATTGCAGTTGTTGGTTCCGGCTACGTCGGGTTGGTAGCGGCAGCGTGCTTCGCCGAGCTCGGTTATCAAGTGGTCTGCGTGGACAACGACCTGGAAAGAGTGGCTGCGCTGAACCGCGGGGAAGTCCCGATTCATGAGCAGTTCCTGCCCGAGTTACTGGAACGCCACCGCAACGTTGGCCTGAAGTTTTCCAGTTCGTTGGCGGAAGCAATCAAGTCATGTTCGGTCATTTTTATCGCTGTGGGAACGCCGCCCAAAGACAACGGCGAGGCTGACCTTTCTTACGTGGAGTCGGTGGCGCGGGAAATCGCCCACAATATTGATGGATATAAAGTCATCATCGAAAAAAGCACTGTCCCTGTTTATACCAGTGATTGGATCCGGCGGGTGATGCAGTTGACCACCGGAGCAGAATGCGAGTTTGACGTGGTGTCCAACCCGGAATTCCTGCGGGAAGGCACGGCGGTGACCGATTTCCTGTACCCCGACCGCATTGTGGTGGGCGCAGACACTCCGCGTGCAGCCGCCATTCTGTGTGACGTCTATTCGCCGCTGACCAGCGGCCGTTACTACGAATCGCTGAACAAAATACCGGAGCCGGACGGAGTCACCATTCCGCCGCCCATCATTGTGACCACGGCCAAGAGCGCGGAGCTGATTAAACATGCTTCCAATGCATTCCTGGCGATGAAGATCTCGTTTATCAATGCAGTGGCCAATATCTGCGAAGAGGTTGACGCCGACATTGAACAGGTGGCGCTGGGCGTGGGCAGCGATTCCCGCATCGGACCGCGCTTTCTGCGCGCCGGCATCGGCTACGGCGGGTCTTGCTTCCCCAAAGATGTAGCCGCTTTCTGCGCTGTGGCCCGGGAATGCGGATATGACTTCGGGCTTCTGAATGAAGTCATGCAGATCAACGAAGACCAGCGGCACCGCTTCATGAAGAAAATCCGCACGGCCCTGTGGACGCTCAAGGGCAAGAAGCTGGCGGTGCTGGGTCTGGCCTTCAAGGGCCGCACTGACGATATTCGCGAGTCTCCAGCCATCGCGCTGGTGGAAGATCTGCTGGCCGAAGGAGCACGCATTACCGCCTACGATCCGGCGGCCATGCCACGCTCGAAAGAAGTCTTCCAGGACCGGATCACCTTTGCCGAAGGGCCTTACCAGGCCGCCGCGGGCGCCGACGCCCTGTTGATCCTCACCGATTGGGACGAGTTCTCTGCCCTGGATTTGAAGCGTATTCGCCAGCAATTGACCTATCCCATTGTTCTGGATGGCCGCAACCTCTACTCCCTGGAGGAAATGGAGGCCCACGGGCTGTTGTACGTGAGCGTGGGAAGAAGGCCATCTACGCTGAAACAGATGGCGAAGGTCAGCTAA
- a CDS encoding SDR family oxidoreductase encodes MRALVTGGAGFLGSHLCDALIAGGWSVVCVDNLLTGRTSNLSQLKNDPRFEFVEQDVSEPFDVGAVDFVFDFASPASPVDYMLHGIATLKAGSYGTVNALEVARKHRAGFLLASTSECYGDPLEHPQTETYWGHVNPIGPRSVYDEAKRFAEAMTMAYHRYHQVNTRIVRIFNTYGPRLQLNDGRVISNFMKQALRGEDLTVYGDGRQTRSFCYVSDEIEGILRLSRSEEHLPVNIGNPDEFTMLECAAEVLAVTGSKSKITFAPLPQDDPKQRCPDISKAKKLLGWSPVVSLREGLKLSLSYFEKAVAEERAAAAK; translated from the coding sequence ATGCGAGCACTTGTAACCGGAGGCGCCGGGTTCCTCGGCTCCCACTTATGCGACGCGCTGATCGCGGGCGGCTGGTCCGTGGTCTGCGTGGACAACCTTCTCACCGGACGCACTTCCAATTTGTCCCAACTAAAGAATGACCCGCGTTTCGAATTCGTTGAGCAAGATGTCTCGGAGCCGTTTGACGTTGGTGCGGTAGATTTTGTATTCGACTTCGCCTCGCCGGCCAGCCCGGTGGATTACATGCTGCACGGCATCGCCACCCTGAAAGCCGGCAGCTACGGAACTGTGAATGCCCTGGAAGTCGCGCGCAAGCATCGCGCCGGCTTTCTCCTGGCTTCCACCAGCGAGTGTTACGGCGATCCCTTGGAGCATCCGCAGACGGAAACTTACTGGGGTCACGTCAATCCCATCGGGCCGCGTTCGGTTTATGACGAGGCCAAGCGCTTCGCTGAAGCCATGACCATGGCCTATCACCGCTATCACCAGGTGAACACGCGGATTGTTCGCATCTTCAATACCTACGGTCCACGGCTGCAGTTGAACGATGGGCGGGTCATCTCCAACTTCATGAAGCAGGCCCTGCGCGGCGAGGACCTTACCGTTTACGGCGACGGCCGCCAGACCCGCAGCTTTTGCTACGTGAGCGACGAAATTGAAGGCATTTTGCGATTGTCCCGGTCGGAAGAGCATTTGCCGGTGAACATCGGCAACCCGGATGAATTCACCATGCTGGAGTGCGCCGCCGAGGTGCTGGCGGTGACTGGATCAAAGAGCAAGATCACTTTCGCTCCGCTGCCGCAAGACGATCCCAAGCAGCGCTGCCCGGACATCAGCAAAGCGAAAAAATTGCTTGGCTGGTCGCCCGTCGTCAGCCTGCGTGAAGGGCTAAAGCTTTCCCTGAGTTATTTTGAGAAAGCGGTGGCTGAAGAACGCGCCGCCGCCGCCAAGTAG
- a CDS encoding NAD-dependent epimerase, giving the protein MSRVLVTGAAGFIGFHVCQRLLQMGQPVLGIDNLNSFYNEGLKDARVAILGQHQNFQFVRGDISDLGWVQQLFRQDFGPVVHLAAQAGVRYSLENPHLYVQSNVVGFVNLLEEAYKKHVPHFVFASSSSVYGANKKIPFSERDNVDHPVSLYAATKKSDELIAHVYAHLYGLPLTGLRFFTVYGPWGRPDMALFKFCKAIIEGKPIDVFNHGKMLRDFTYVDDVVEGVVRTMAKPPGPDASHTANDEVSPRYRIYNIGNNQPVELTRLIEVLEEKIGKKAVINSLPMQPGDVPTTYADIDELSRATGYRPHTPIELGVGRFVDWYRQYYKV; this is encoded by the coding sequence ATGAGCAGAGTCCTGGTCACTGGAGCAGCAGGCTTCATTGGTTTCCACGTCTGCCAGCGCCTTCTGCAGATGGGCCAACCGGTACTGGGAATTGATAATCTCAATTCCTTCTACAACGAAGGCCTGAAGGACGCCCGCGTAGCGATTCTTGGGCAGCACCAGAATTTTCAATTTGTGCGGGGCGACATCAGCGATCTGGGCTGGGTCCAGCAACTGTTCCGCCAGGATTTTGGTCCGGTAGTGCACCTGGCAGCGCAGGCGGGCGTGCGCTACTCTCTGGAAAATCCGCACCTCTATGTGCAGAGCAACGTTGTGGGATTCGTGAACCTGCTGGAGGAGGCCTACAAGAAGCATGTTCCGCATTTTGTTTTTGCTTCCTCGAGTTCGGTCTACGGGGCCAACAAGAAGATCCCTTTTTCCGAACGGGACAACGTTGACCATCCGGTGAGCCTGTATGCCGCCACCAAGAAGAGCGATGAACTGATCGCGCACGTTTACGCGCATCTTTACGGCTTGCCCCTGACCGGCCTGCGGTTTTTCACAGTGTACGGGCCGTGGGGCAGGCCGGACATGGCGCTGTTCAAGTTCTGCAAAGCCATCATCGAGGGCAAGCCGATTGACGTGTTCAATCACGGCAAGATGCTGCGCGATTTCACCTACGTTGACGACGTAGTAGAAGGCGTGGTCCGCACCATGGCCAAGCCGCCGGGGCCGGACGCGTCGCACACAGCGAACGACGAAGTTTCACCGCGTTATCGCATTTACAACATCGGCAACAACCAGCCGGTGGAGCTGACGCGGCTGATTGAGGTCCTGGAAGAGAAGATCGGCAAGAAGGCGGTGATCAACTCGCTGCCCATGCAGCCGGGAGACGTGCCCACCACGTATGCCGATATCGACGAGCTCTCGCGGGCCACCGGCTACCGCCCGCACACTCCGATTGAACTGGGCGTGGGCCGCTTTGTGGATTGGTACCGGCAATACTACAAAGTGTGA
- a CDS encoding IPT/TIG domain-containing protein, translating into MRSRMICLTILMCLLIAVAAPAVAQNRNLTVAVLVNSTNTTAYNTSQTTPGEYQRYAERYLQNFQVPYQVFDVSSANPLADLNSRQLIIAGHRGLSLSATWQNAIVTAVQGGTGFVNLDSASTIGANTHIQTIFGATGSTLGAASTSITVPAALAPGGATPHYIAGLQWKSPLEFAGDFVYSFHVDQNGAQQTATATVLQNAGGTVIAKIGTDPLVLATTFGSGRAVNFGTLDYLQADRFGFMMGVDDIFWRSLVWAARKPFALRGYPRFWALRMDHNVDTDWPTRIKEMYNPTLTGNVAADGTGGPWKVTGSVYLNFLPPGDPGRAAIIQDMKAGKIQLSPHGFQSETYGDLFFGGPNTPPGPLTDSQWQANVTAIQQWVQGNGGNDTIPSLSKWVLGHFYDISNNVGYDFWNTFGFRYVGTTDLPGFVYTTDPTQAGYQTERLKVFPYWKYQLPPKPANDFASDESYSFLFADDLTIGSRAGLPSQNFFLVGSRALDHNLAGVDPDIGWCDGVGNGAGFSTGKYEWYTWRLFTSLAPVEVFTHDDAYSNCQDTARKQIITDVSAWLNQQKARQVFMQDMSQYMYARTKSTLTQASFDGTNITYTFTGKAADPDGVLVPTQVLVFSGDNEGAWQTVAGFTNGLVATLAPPPAPPTVVAITPNAGSIAGGTSVTISGASFTAGSTVTIGGANATAVSFVNSSTLIANTPAGAQGTVDVTVTTANGSGTLKSSFTFIGPPAISRVSPSSGPSTGGNIINIHGTSFTTGTQVTIGGVTAGNITLIDSTRLSATVPPGAIGTNATVAVTSSFGSASSAGAYSYLDPASILLQDSFNGDSSATWTASPLGLASGWTRVGGAFDFSGIGHTQQYSGSTNWNNYVFEAKVRLFSLQNFPGGIRGRINPANGVGYAIWLYPGTNAIRLFRTGGWNIDSSGLTTLASASLTYDATSFHTLRLGFQGSTIQVFWDGTLVMSAVDSTNLTGVVAFDVSNQHIQFEDALVTGTIASGPFPTSVSVSPTSIALTSAGATQQLTLTANMSDGSTQNVTSSPGSTYTSSNTAAATVSSTGLVTAVASGNATITASNSGLSATSSVNVAITAPTITRVSPTHGSTAGGDRMDIYGASLSVNTSVTIQGHAASVLSGLADGSMITVTVPAGAAGSADVVVSNPATGSTTMAGGYTYVNPSSILFQDSFNLASLNNWSISPLGLLGNWTAATDIADYNGGGHTQLYAGSNAWTDYTVEARFNVFSINNYPGGLRGRVNTATGAGYEAWILPGSKTIVLYRTGGWSIDSPGLTALGSFTVANMDPNVFHSLKLSFSGSSISVIYDGLTIIQATDSNLTSGAVALDVSNQHMQFDDIFVVTP; encoded by the coding sequence ATGCGTTCGCGAATGATCTGTCTGACTATCTTGATGTGCCTGCTGATTGCCGTTGCCGCCCCCGCTGTGGCCCAAAACCGCAATCTGACGGTTGCTGTGCTGGTCAATTCCACCAATACAACTGCTTACAACACCAGCCAAACCACTCCCGGGGAATATCAGCGCTACGCGGAACGCTACCTGCAGAATTTTCAGGTGCCCTATCAGGTGTTTGATGTCTCCTCGGCAAATCCTCTGGCTGATCTGAACAGCCGCCAGTTGATCATTGCAGGCCACCGCGGGCTCTCACTGTCCGCCACCTGGCAGAATGCCATCGTTACCGCCGTGCAGGGCGGGACCGGCTTCGTTAACTTGGACTCAGCTTCAACCATCGGCGCCAACACCCATATCCAGACGATTTTTGGCGCCACCGGTTCCACGCTGGGCGCCGCCAGCACTTCCATCACCGTGCCTGCCGCTCTGGCGCCGGGCGGAGCGACGCCCCACTACATCGCTGGATTGCAGTGGAAGTCCCCGCTGGAATTTGCCGGCGACTTTGTTTACAGCTTTCATGTTGATCAAAACGGCGCGCAACAAACTGCTACCGCAACCGTCCTGCAGAACGCCGGTGGAACGGTCATCGCCAAAATCGGCACAGATCCTCTTGTCCTGGCCACCACTTTCGGTTCTGGACGCGCCGTGAACTTCGGTACCCTGGATTATCTTCAGGCCGACCGTTTCGGCTTCATGATGGGTGTGGACGATATTTTTTGGCGCAGCCTGGTGTGGGCCGCGCGCAAACCGTTTGCCCTTCGCGGCTATCCCCGCTTCTGGGCCCTGCGCATGGACCACAACGTGGACACTGACTGGCCCACGCGCATCAAGGAAATGTACAATCCCACGCTCACCGGCAACGTCGCTGCTGACGGCACCGGCGGCCCCTGGAAAGTGACCGGCTCTGTCTATCTGAACTTCTTGCCGCCGGGCGATCCCGGCCGCGCTGCCATCATCCAGGACATGAAGGCGGGCAAGATTCAGCTCAGCCCCCACGGGTTCCAGAGCGAGACTTACGGCGATCTGTTTTTCGGCGGTCCCAACACGCCGCCTGGGCCCTTGACGGACTCCCAGTGGCAGGCCAACGTCACTGCAATCCAGCAGTGGGTGCAGGGCAACGGAGGGAATGACACCATTCCTTCTCTCTCCAAGTGGGTCCTGGGCCACTTCTATGACATCTCCAACAACGTGGGCTACGATTTCTGGAACACCTTCGGGTTCCGCTACGTCGGCACCACCGACCTCCCGGGTTTTGTGTACACCACAGACCCCACGCAGGCCGGCTATCAGACCGAGCGACTCAAAGTATTCCCCTACTGGAAATACCAGCTGCCGCCCAAGCCGGCCAATGATTTTGCGTCCGACGAATCGTACTCATTCTTGTTCGCCGACGATTTGACCATCGGCAGCCGCGCGGGCCTGCCATCACAGAACTTCTTTCTGGTGGGCTCACGAGCGCTCGATCACAACCTTGCCGGCGTTGATCCTGACATCGGCTGGTGTGACGGCGTGGGCAACGGCGCCGGGTTCAGCACCGGCAAATATGAATGGTATACATGGCGGCTTTTCACCAGCCTGGCGCCGGTGGAAGTGTTTACCCATGACGACGCCTACTCCAATTGCCAGGATACGGCGCGCAAGCAAATCATCACTGACGTTTCTGCGTGGCTGAACCAGCAGAAAGCCCGCCAGGTTTTCATGCAGGACATGTCGCAGTATATGTACGCGCGCACCAAGTCCACGCTGACGCAGGCCAGCTTTGACGGGACGAACATTACTTACACCTTCACCGGAAAAGCCGCCGATCCAGACGGCGTTCTGGTTCCCACACAGGTTCTGGTGTTCAGCGGTGATAACGAAGGAGCGTGGCAAACCGTAGCCGGTTTCACCAACGGCCTGGTCGCCACACTGGCGCCGCCTCCCGCTCCACCCACCGTGGTTGCCATCACGCCTAACGCCGGCAGCATCGCGGGTGGGACCAGCGTCACCATCTCCGGAGCGAGTTTCACGGCTGGATCAACGGTGACCATCGGCGGGGCCAACGCCACCGCCGTCAGCTTCGTCAACAGTTCAACTCTCATCGCCAACACTCCCGCGGGCGCGCAAGGCACGGTTGATGTAACCGTGACTACGGCCAACGGCTCAGGCACGCTGAAGTCAAGCTTTACGTTTATTGGTCCGCCGGCGATCAGCCGGGTCAGCCCGTCGTCCGGTCCCAGCACCGGTGGCAACATCATCAACATTCACGGAACATCGTTCACCACCGGTACTCAAGTCACCATTGGTGGCGTAACGGCCGGCAACATTACTTTGATTGACAGCACCCGGCTCTCGGCAACGGTGCCGCCAGGAGCCATCGGCACGAACGCGACCGTAGCCGTCACCAGCTCGTTTGGTTCGGCTTCATCGGCTGGCGCTTACAGCTATCTTGATCCGGCATCCATTCTGCTGCAGGACAGCTTCAATGGAGACAGCAGCGCCACCTGGACGGCTTCGCCTCTGGGGCTGGCCAGCGGCTGGACGCGCGTGGGCGGGGCCTTTGACTTCTCCGGCATCGGCCACACCCAGCAGTATTCCGGCAGCACCAACTGGAACAATTACGTTTTTGAAGCCAAAGTCCGCTTGTTCAGCCTGCAGAATTTCCCCGGCGGCATCCGCGGACGCATCAACCCCGCGAACGGAGTTGGATACGCCATCTGGTTGTATCCCGGAACCAATGCCATCCGCCTGTTCCGCACCGGCGGATGGAACATTGATTCGTCTGGTCTAACCACCTTGGCCTCAGCTTCACTCACCTACGACGCCACGTCGTTCCATACTCTGCGGCTCGGCTTCCAGGGAAGCACCATTCAGGTTTTCTGGGATGGGACGCTGGTTATGAGCGCCGTGGATTCCACCAACCTGACCGGCGTGGTGGCTTTTGACGTATCCAACCAGCACATTCAGTTCGAAGACGCGCTGGTCACCGGGACCATCGCTTCCGGACCATTCCCCACCAGCGTGAGCGTATCGCCCACCAGTATTGCTTTGACATCCGCCGGCGCCACGCAACAGCTCACTCTCACCGCCAACATGTCTGACGGGTCCACGCAGAACGTCACCAGCAGCCCGGGATCAACTTACACCTCAAGCAACACCGCGGCAGCCACGGTGAGTTCCACTGGACTGGTAACAGCCGTGGCCAGCGGCAACGCCACCATCACCGCGTCAAACAGCGGGTTGAGCGCGACGTCCAGCGTGAACGTTGCGATCACCGCACCCACCATCACGCGCGTGAGCCCCACTCACGGCAGCACCGCGGGCGGCGACCGCATGGATATTTACGGCGCCAGTCTGAGCGTAAATACCAGCGTAACCATTCAGGGCCATGCTGCTTCCGTTCTGTCTGGCTTGGCGGACGGCAGCATGATCACCGTCACCGTTCCAGCGGGCGCCGCTGGCAGCGCGGACGTGGTTGTCTCCAACCCGGCCACCGGCAGCACAACCATGGCGGGGGGATACACTTACGTGAATCCGTCTTCGATTCTGTTCCAGGATTCATTCAACCTCGCGTCCCTGAACAATTGGTCCATCTCTCCGCTCGGCCTGCTTGGTAACTGGACGGCGGCCACGGACATTGCCGACTACAATGGCGGCGGCCACACCCAGCTCTATGCTGGCAGCAACGCCTGGACCGACTACACCGTGGAGGCGCGATTCAACGTGTTCTCCATCAATAACTATCCGGGCGGCCTGCGCGGGCGCGTGAACACCGCCACCGGCGCCGGTTACGAAGCGTGGATCCTGCCGGGCTCCAAGACCATCGTCCTGTATCGCACTGGCGGATGGTCCATTGACTCGCCCGGTCTGACCGCGCTCGGATCATTTACCGTGGCCAACATGGATCCCAATGTGTTCCACAGCCTGAAGTTGAGCTTCAGCGGATCGTCCATTTCGGTGATCTACGATGGTCTCACCATCATCCAGGCCACCGACTCAAACCTGACCAGCGGCGCCGTCGCTCTGGATGTGAGCAACCAGCACATGCAATTCGACGACATCTTTGTTGTTACACCCTGA
- a CDS encoding YdcF family protein: MSILDAVSNVLIANEVPGPCDLIFVLAGRPERKDYGLELFQRGLAPRLILSVGRFEVRQTAAAFELPELISMRDKTQPFQRHFWMDFTKGSRQVRLAGLKRHNTFWELSALAGYLAPEPPRSIALVSTSIHLRRIRFCCRRIPFFQERTVFFLAVPEEASSFQRDTWWKRKGHWSYVAQEYVKLAGYHLLY, from the coding sequence GTGAGCATTCTTGATGCAGTCTCCAATGTTCTGATTGCCAATGAGGTGCCGGGCCCGTGTGATCTGATCTTTGTGCTGGCCGGCAGGCCGGAGAGAAAAGATTACGGACTGGAACTCTTCCAACGCGGGCTTGCGCCGCGATTGATTCTCAGCGTGGGCCGGTTTGAAGTTCGCCAGACGGCCGCAGCCTTCGAACTTCCTGAATTGATCAGCATGCGGGACAAAACGCAGCCCTTCCAGCGGCATTTCTGGATGGATTTCACCAAGGGAAGCCGCCAGGTCCGTCTGGCAGGGCTCAAGCGGCACAACACATTCTGGGAGTTGTCCGCCCTTGCCGGCTATCTGGCTCCGGAGCCGCCGCGCAGCATTGCGCTGGTGAGCACTTCAATCCATCTTCGCCGCATACGATTCTGCTGCCGGCGAATTCCGTTCTTCCAAGAGAGGACCGTTTTCTTTTTGGCTGTCCCGGAAGAGGCCAGCTCGTTTCAGCGTGACACTTGGTGGAAACGGAAAGGCCACTGGTCTTATGTGGCGCAAGAATACGTCAAGCTGGCAGGATACCACCTACTCTACTGA
- a CDS encoding choice-of-anchor D domain-containing protein: MKRNLLGSLVILALTILSQTASAATRQVGPGKTFATPCAAIAAAVAGDIIEIDSSVTYVGDVCAWSTPNLTIRGVGGQRAHIDAGGQNSQGKGIWVISGANTTVENIEFSGATVVDQNGAGIRQQADNLTVRNCYFHDNEEGILTDSSLTSTIIIEFSEFAFNGFGDGQSHNVYIGNIGTLIFRYNYSHHAKIGHLLKTRAAQNFVLYNRLSDEATGTSSYQIDIPNGGLSYIIGNVIEQGPLNDNSTLVAYLEEGTNPGNPSNQMFVINNTFANDAASGTFISPALAAAPVVIKNNIFFGPGTLTNQASAIKANNFVGNPNFVNAAGFDYHLLTGSPAINAGVDPGADGANSLVPVFQYVHPACAEGRVAQSTIDIGAYEFGGGTGIAPPNGTCSTATGPLVSLSAASLIFSAQLLNTSSAAKSFSITNSGNAPLSISSVAASGDFSQTNNCVSVAAGSSCTVNVTFKPTAAGTRTGSVTITDNAAGSPHSVSLSGTGTTTAPPPDFSLSAPSASSTVTAGQPATYSLTISASGGFNQAIALSCSGAPTGSNCSLSPTSVNPNGATATVNVTVTTTARAATAFRIQDFPGNLPASPLWLPALLGLVAILAFAGKSKRRFVFAAPAFALFLFTVGCGSTSSNTVSAGAQGTPAGTYTLTITGTAGAQSHSMTVTMVVK; the protein is encoded by the coding sequence ATGAAAAGAAATCTGCTTGGTTCCCTTGTCATCCTCGCGCTGACAATTCTCTCTCAAACCGCTAGTGCGGCCACGCGCCAGGTGGGTCCAGGAAAGACCTTTGCCACGCCGTGCGCCGCGATTGCCGCCGCCGTGGCGGGCGACATCATTGAGATTGATTCCAGCGTGACGTATGTGGGAGACGTATGCGCCTGGAGCACGCCCAATCTCACCATCCGCGGCGTGGGCGGACAGCGCGCGCACATTGACGCCGGCGGGCAAAACTCCCAGGGCAAAGGAATCTGGGTGATTTCCGGCGCCAATACCACAGTGGAGAACATCGAGTTCAGCGGCGCCACCGTGGTGGACCAGAACGGCGCCGGCATCCGCCAGCAGGCTGATAACCTGACGGTCCGCAACTGCTATTTTCACGACAACGAAGAAGGCATCCTCACGGACTCCTCACTCACCAGCACCATCATCATTGAGTTTTCAGAGTTCGCGTTCAACGGTTTTGGCGATGGGCAGAGCCACAACGTCTACATCGGCAACATAGGAACGCTGATCTTTCGCTACAACTATTCGCACCACGCCAAGATTGGGCATCTGCTGAAGACCCGCGCGGCGCAGAATTTTGTGCTCTACAACCGTCTCAGTGACGAAGCCACCGGCACGTCCAGCTACCAGATTGATATTCCGAACGGCGGACTGTCCTACATCATCGGCAACGTTATTGAGCAAGGTCCGCTGAACGACAACTCCACGCTGGTGGCGTATCTGGAAGAAGGCACCAACCCAGGCAACCCCAGCAATCAGATGTTCGTGATCAACAATACCTTCGCCAATGACGCAGCCAGCGGGACATTCATTTCACCCGCCCTGGCGGCTGCCCCGGTGGTGATCAAGAACAATATTTTCTTCGGCCCGGGGACGCTGACCAATCAAGCGTCAGCGATCAAAGCCAACAATTTTGTGGGAAACCCAAACTTTGTGAATGCCGCCGGGTTTGATTACCACCTGCTGACAGGGTCGCCGGCAATCAACGCCGGCGTAGACCCCGGAGCGGACGGCGCAAACTCGCTGGTTCCGGTGTTTCAGTATGTCCATCCGGCGTGCGCCGAAGGGCGTGTAGCCCAGAGCACGATTGATATTGGCGCGTATGAATTTGGCGGCGGCACAGGCATTGCGCCGCCCAACGGAACTTGCAGCACGGCCACGGGGCCGCTGGTGTCATTGTCCGCGGCAAGCCTGATTTTTTCCGCCCAGCTTCTGAATACTTCGAGCGCAGCCAAAAGCTTCTCCATCACCAATAGCGGAAATGCGCCGCTGAGCATCTCGAGCGTCGCCGCCTCCGGCGATTTCTCACAAACCAATAATTGTGTTTCAGTGGCGGCGGGATCGAGCTGCACAGTGAACGTCACGTTCAAGCCGACTGCGGCGGGGACGCGCACCGGGTCGGTGACCATCACCGACAACGCCGCTGGAAGCCCGCATTCGGTGAGTCTCTCCGGCACAGGCACTACCACGGCTCCGCCTCCGGACTTCTCCCTTTCGGCCCCATCAGCCTCAAGCACCGTCACGGCCGGGCAGCCGGCCACCTACAGCCTGACGATTTCCGCCAGCGGCGGGTTCAATCAAGCAATCGCGCTCTCATGCTCGGGCGCTCCCACCGGAAGCAATTGCAGCCTGTCGCCAACGTCCGTCAATCCCAATGGCGCAACGGCGACGGTGAACGTTACCGTGACCACTACGGCGCGGGCCGCTACGGCGTTCCGCATCCAAGATTTTCCCGGCAACTTGCCTGCGTCGCCTTTGTGGCTGCCCGCGTTGCTGGGACTCGTTGCGATTCTTGCCTTTGCGGGAAAAAGCAAACGCCGGTTTGTTTTCGCGGCGCCTGCTTTTGCCCTCTTCTTATTCACCGTAGGTTGCGGATCAACTTCCAGCAACACAGTTTCAGCTGGCGCGCAGGGCACGCCGGCGGGCACTTACACGCTCACCATCACCGGCACGGCCGGGGCCCAGAGCCACAGCATGACGGTGACCATGGTAGTGAAGTAA
- a CDS encoding DUF4382 domain-containing protein: MALILGGCGSTGSNSSTPPPTPTPGASNLTVFMKDAAADNVLAFKVDVTSVSVTDSTGKSTTLSTTPMTFELRHLELAPTLMVETGNLAPGAYSSVNLTLANPGLVVNSAGTPTQVSNPQMTSTSVSIPLSNVSLPSGGTQGLALDFSLQKSITQNAAGGWVITPSITGAAVSPGSSGLQMVDTVGKISALPGSPANSFDFQATNGSGSVRIMTDASTVFDATIGKFSALTTGEFVEVEGVLQNDGTFLAKYIELSAPNQLLRLGGVVSAVQKDAAGNPTSINLVVQN; this comes from the coding sequence ATGGCGCTTATTCTCGGCGGGTGCGGTTCAACGGGCTCCAATTCTTCGACACCGCCGCCGACGCCTACCCCCGGCGCCTCCAACCTGACCGTTTTCATGAAAGACGCAGCCGCGGACAACGTCCTGGCGTTCAAAGTTGACGTGACCTCGGTCAGCGTTACGGATTCCACGGGAAAAAGCACCACGCTTTCCACAACCCCCATGACCTTTGAACTGCGCCACCTGGAGCTGGCGCCAACGCTGATGGTGGAAACCGGAAACCTGGCGCCGGGCGCCTACAGCAGCGTAAATCTCACGCTGGCCAACCCTGGACTGGTGGTGAATTCCGCCGGCACGCCCACGCAGGTGAGCAATCCGCAAATGACCAGTACTTCGGTTTCCATCCCATTGAGTAATGTTTCTCTGCCCTCGGGCGGAACGCAGGGGCTGGCGCTGGACTTCAGCCTGCAAAAATCCATCACCCAGAATGCTGCTGGAGGCTGGGTAATCACGCCGAGCATCACCGGGGCCGCCGTGTCCCCCGGTTCCTCCGGCTTGCAAATGGTGGATACGGTCGGAAAGATCTCCGCGCTGCCGGGAAGCCCCGCCAATTCGTTCGATTTCCAGGCGACCAATGGCTCCGGCAGCGTGCGCATTATGACGGATGCCAGCACAGTGTTCGACGCCACCATCGGCAAGTTCTCAGCTTTGACGACCGGGGAGTTTGTGGAAGTTGAGGGAGTGCTGCAAAACGATGGCACTTTCCTGGCAAAATACATTGAGCTGAGCGCACCCAATCAGTTGCTCAGGCTGGGCGGGGTTGTCTCCGCGGTGCAGAAAGACGCGGCTGGCAATCCAACTTCCATCAACCTGGTGGTACAGAACTAG